One stretch of Aeromicrobium fastidiosum DNA includes these proteins:
- a CDS encoding anthranilate synthase family protein, which produces MTALDETLAQPAFALIRVRESDTVTLVGGPRTDLDVLADVPVRTGVEGERAWDHLVLVPYAQARERGFEAHQDGTPLSAIEIRHSAEVPLAELLEQLPDVPVEFTDRGGFETSDEQYAGIVRQIIDDEIGQGEGANLVIGRHYRAQVADWGHDAALTVFRRLLERERGAFWTFLIFTGDRYLIGASPERHVSLEAGQVRMNPISGTFRMRGLETHADRKRELLSFLQDEKEIYELFMVVDEELKMMCDICHEGGLVLGPYLKPMTHLVHTEYLLAGRTNRDVREVLRDSMFAATVTGSPVENACRLIKQYEPEGRGYYASVAALIGHDEQGEQLADAPILIRTADVDLAGNLKVTAGATLVRDSDADYETSETWAKAGGILSAFGLVDAAPALDASREAHAWDAFTREDEVLIALGSRNQRLSQFWLTDQSGAAPVPSLVGKRVVVVDGEDDFVNMLSHVFGVLGMSTDIVRHDAEALREHGAGALDGYDLVVVGPGPGDPRDLADPKMATLHRVVRGLLDTERPFLAVCLGHQTLSHQIGLDLVFKDIVFQGTQSRLTVLDRPETVGFYNTFVARVPDSGLPDGVTVETDPATGDIHLVAGPHYRGVQFHAESILTQNGFGILRDLVTDLIG; this is translated from the coding sequence ATGACCGCCCTCGACGAGACCCTCGCCCAGCCGGCGTTCGCCCTGATCCGCGTGCGCGAGTCCGACACCGTCACGCTGGTCGGCGGCCCCCGCACCGATCTCGACGTGCTGGCCGACGTGCCCGTGCGCACCGGCGTCGAGGGGGAGCGCGCCTGGGACCACCTGGTGCTGGTGCCCTACGCGCAGGCGCGGGAGCGCGGCTTCGAGGCGCACCAGGACGGCACGCCGCTGTCGGCGATCGAGATCCGGCACAGCGCCGAGGTGCCGCTCGCCGAGCTGCTCGAGCAGCTGCCCGACGTGCCGGTCGAGTTCACCGACCGTGGTGGCTTCGAGACGTCCGACGAGCAGTACGCCGGCATCGTCCGGCAGATCATCGACGACGAGATCGGGCAGGGGGAGGGTGCCAACCTGGTCATCGGGCGGCACTACCGAGCGCAGGTCGCCGACTGGGGTCACGACGCTGCCCTGACGGTGTTCCGCCGGCTGCTCGAGCGCGAGCGGGGAGCGTTCTGGACGTTCCTGATCTTCACGGGCGACCGCTACCTCATCGGCGCGAGCCCCGAGCGGCACGTCAGCCTCGAGGCCGGCCAGGTGCGCATGAACCCCATCAGCGGCACGTTCCGCATGCGCGGCCTCGAGACCCACGCCGATCGCAAGCGCGAGCTGCTCTCGTTCCTCCAGGACGAGAAGGAGATCTACGAGCTCTTCATGGTCGTCGACGAAGAGCTCAAGATGATGTGCGACATCTGTCACGAGGGCGGCCTCGTGCTCGGTCCGTACCTCAAGCCCATGACGCACCTGGTGCACACCGAGTACTTGCTGGCCGGCCGCACGAACCGTGACGTCCGCGAGGTGCTGCGCGACTCGATGTTCGCCGCGACGGTGACCGGCAGCCCCGTCGAGAACGCGTGCCGACTGATCAAGCAGTACGAGCCCGAGGGCCGCGGCTACTACGCCTCGGTGGCCGCGCTGATCGGCCACGACGAGCAGGGCGAGCAGCTCGCCGATGCGCCGATCCTCATCCGCACCGCCGACGTCGACCTCGCCGGCAACCTCAAGGTCACGGCAGGGGCGACCCTGGTGCGCGACTCGGATGCCGACTACGAGACGTCCGAGACGTGGGCCAAGGCCGGCGGCATCCTCAGTGCCTTCGGGCTGGTCGACGCCGCCCCGGCTCTCGACGCGTCGCGCGAGGCCCACGCCTGGGACGCGTTCACCCGCGAGGACGAGGTCCTCATCGCCCTCGGGTCGCGCAACCAGCGGCTCAGCCAGTTCTGGCTGACCGACCAGTCGGGAGCCGCCCCGGTGCCGTCCCTGGTCGGCAAGCGGGTCGTCGTCGTTGACGGCGAGGACGACTTCGTCAACATGCTGTCGCATGTCTTCGGCGTGCTCGGCATGTCGACCGACATCGTCCGGCACGACGCCGAGGCGCTGCGCGAGCACGGCGCCGGTGCGCTCGACGGGTACGACCTCGTGGTGGTGGGCCCCGGACCGGGAGACCCCCGCGACCTCGCCGACCCGAAGATGGCGACGCTGCACCGGGTCGTGAGGGGCCTGCTCGACACCGAGCGGCCGTTCCTCGCGGTGTGCCTCGGCCACCAGACCCTCAGCCACCAGATCGGTCTCGACCTGGTGTTCAAGGACATCGTCTTCCAGGGCACGCAGAGCCGACTCACGGTGCTCGATCGCCCTGAGACCGTGGGCTTCTACAACACCTTCGTGGCGCGGGTGCCCGACTCCGGTCTGCCGGACGGTGTGACGGTCGAGACCGATCCGGCGACCGGCGACATCCACCTGGTGGCTGGGCCGCACTACCGCGGGGTGCAGTTCCACGCCGAGTCGATCCTGACCCAGAACGGCTTCGGCATCCTGCGCGACCTCGTCACCGATCTGATCGGATGA